GTTTGTCCAACTTCTATTCTAACTGAGGAATTTGTTAATGGCTCTCCTATTTTTTCAGAAAACCATTTTTACACCATTATATGGACTCAACTAATATGGGCGTTCTTTATGGCTTTTCCTATGGTATTATAAAGGAAAGGCCATTTTTTTTATTTGTGTGATCTTCCACTCTGGTACAAGCCGGGGGAAGCGAAAGGATGAAGATTGACCCTAATTGCAATTTTCGCTAGGGGAGAGGAAATTCAAATCGCCGGATAGAGAACTGAATAGAAGACGGCGCTGGGAAACGACTAACGCGAGGAGGCGTGGAGATGAAAAAGTTGAAGATTGCCGACGGAATCCATTTGCTGACGATGAATGTGGAGGACATGCTATTTGAGGGAATTTGGGAGATTGCCAATGGGGTAACGCTCAACTCCTACATCGTTCAGGGCGAAAAGACGGCGATTATTGACGGGGTCATCGGTTGGGACGGGGTGCCGGAAACTCTTTACCGCAGTTTGGCCGAGATCGGTGTTGACCCCCAAAAAATCGATTATTTGGTGGTTAATCATATGGAACCGGACCATTCCGGCTGGATGGCAAACTTCCGGAAGATCAAGGATGATTTTACGGTCATCTGTAGGGAGAAAGCGGCAAAGCTGGTCTCCTCCTTTTACGGTGAAACCGGGATCAGGATTATGAAGGAAGGAGATACCCTCGACCTTGGCAAAGGAAAGGTGTTGAGTTTCCATCCCGTCCCCAACGTGCACTGGCCGGACACCATGTACACCTACGAAAGAAGCACCGGGACGCTCTTTTCCTGTGACATGTTTGGCGCCTTCGGGCGGATGGGGGAGCATTGTTTTGATGACGAGTTGACCCCGGAGGAGGTCGCTTTTTTTGAAGCGGAAGGGATCAGGTATTACTCCAATGTCATGGCCACCTTTACAACCAGTTTGCGCAAGGCGATCGAGAAAGCAAAGACATTGGAAATCAAGACAATCGCACCTGGTCATGGCCCGGTTTATCGCCAAAACCCGCAAAAAATCATCGATGATTATTCCCGGTTTTCCCGCTATGCCGAAGGGGCGGGGAAGAATGAAGTCACCATCTTGTGGGGATCGATGTACGGCATGACGGCCAAAGCGGTTGCTCATGTCGAAGCCGTCCTGCAAAGGAAAGGCGTCAAGTACAACAAACTGGAGATGCCCTTGGCAGGCGATAGCGAAGTGGTGGCGGCTGTTTTTAAAGCGGCCGGGATTATTATTGCCGCTCCGACTTACGAGTACAAGCTCTTCCCGCCGGTGGCCGCCGCTTTAGATGAGCTTGGCCGTAAGCGGATTACCGGCAAGCTGGCCTTCAGGTTCGGGTCATACGGCTGGTCCGGCGGCGCCGAGAAGGAACTGAAAGAAATCATGGAGAGAAACAATATGAAGTGGGAGTTCATTGAATCGGTGGAGTTTGAAGGCGCGCCAAAGAAAGAAGACCTGATGAAGGTGGAAGCAGGGGTATTACAGCTTATCGAAAAGATGAAGGAGAAGGTAGTAGAATAGCATGATCCAAGAACTGATTAGAGCATTTTTATTAATTTTTACTGCTGAAATGGGGGACAAGACCCAAATTCTCGCTTTGGCGTTTGCCACACGTTTTCCGATCCGAAAAGTGATGCTCGGGATAGGAATGGGAATAATTCTCAACCATGGCCTGGCCGTGGCTTTAGGAAGCTATCTCTCCCGCGTGGTTCCGCTTAGTACTGTCCAGTTGATTGCCGGCGCGGCCTTTGTGTGCTTTGCCCTTTGGACACTGAAACCTGAGCAAGAGGAAGAAGAAGAGGAGCCAAGAATGCAATTTGGACCGGCATTAACGGTGGCGGTCGCTTTCTTCTTGGGTGAACTTGGCGATAAAACCCAATTGACGGCAATCACGCTGGCTGCGGATGCGAAGTATCCGTTGATGATCCTGGCCGGAACGGTTTCCGGGATGCTCGCTACTGGCGCTTTGGGAATTTTCGTCGGTAAAAAACTGGGAGATAAGATTCCGGAGGCGGGTATTAAAATCTTGGCGGCGTCAATCTTTATGTTCTTTGGACTGCAGAAGCTGTTCCAAACAATACCGGCGCAATTTTTGCGGGTGAAGATTGTGCTGCCCTTGATCTGCTTATTGGCATTGGTCGTTTTTTACCTGCTCCGTTCATTAATTCGCCAAAGACAGGCGGGCGTGCAATCGGCTTTAATTGCGAAGGCAAAACTGCTTCACGATTATTATCAGCACATGAAAGAAGATCTGGACCAGATCTGCCTGGGTCTGGAGTATTGCTGTGTATGCCAGGGAAATCGGTGTGCAATTGGGGAGTCAAAAGAGATTGTTCAATCAGCTTTGACCGACCAAGCATGGCAAGCGGAAGCACAGGCGCTCGCGACGAACCATAGGGAAAAACCTTTTGCGGAAGAGAAAGTCATAGATTGCCTGGTGGATACTCTTTGGTTGATCAACACGATTCAGGATGAAAAGAGCTTGGCAAAAGCGCACCTCATCAGGAACCAGATGGAGACAATTCTGTTCGGTCGACCGCTAAGCGGATTTGAGAATCTTGAGTCATACTTTAACCACATAAGAGAAATCGATGCCGGGTTGGCCGGG
Above is a window of Capillibacterium thermochitinicola DNA encoding:
- a CDS encoding FprA family A-type flavoprotein, with protein sequence MKKLKIADGIHLLTMNVEDMLFEGIWEIANGVTLNSYIVQGEKTAIIDGVIGWDGVPETLYRSLAEIGVDPQKIDYLVVNHMEPDHSGWMANFRKIKDDFTVICREKAAKLVSSFYGETGIRIMKEGDTLDLGKGKVLSFHPVPNVHWPDTMYTYERSTGTLFSCDMFGAFGRMGEHCFDDELTPEEVAFFEAEGIRYYSNVMATFTTSLRKAIEKAKTLEIKTIAPGHGPVYRQNPQKIIDDYSRFSRYAEGAGKNEVTILWGSMYGMTAKAVAHVEAVLQRKGVKYNKLEMPLAGDSEVVAAVFKAAGIIIAAPTYEYKLFPPVAAALDELGRKRITGKLAFRFGSYGWSGGAEKELKEIMERNNMKWEFIESVEFEGAPKKEDLMKVEAGVLQLIEKMKEKVVE
- a CDS encoding TMEM165/GDT1 family protein, which gives rise to MIQELIRAFLLIFTAEMGDKTQILALAFATRFPIRKVMLGIGMGIILNHGLAVALGSYLSRVVPLSTVQLIAGAAFVCFALWTLKPEQEEEEEEPRMQFGPALTVAVAFFLGELGDKTQLTAITLAADAKYPLMILAGTVSGMLATGALGIFVGKKLGDKIPEAGIKILAASIFMFFGLQKLFQTIPAQFLRVKIVLPLICLLALVVFYLLRSLIRQRQAGVQSALIAKAKLLHDYYQHMKEDLDQICLGLEYCCVCQGNRCAIGESKEIVQSALTDQAWQAEAQALATNHREKPFAEEKVIDCLVDTLWLINTIQDEKSLAKAHLIRNQMETILFGRPLSGFENLESYFNHIREIDAGLAGKIDDMFDSLLRKVHLLRIE